One Pectobacterium cacticida genomic window, CGGGGGCAATTTGAACGATGAAAAAGTTAATCGTGATAATCGCCCATAGGGTTGGAATGACCAGCAATAGGCGGCGTAACAGATAGGTTCCCATTTTGCTTCCTTAACGTCGCGCTGCGGGTAGGGTGGCTGCCCGTTTGGTATCGTACCACCAACTATCAAGACCTAATGAATAAGCCGGCCGCACCGCAGGCATACCAAACTTGTTCCAATAGGCGAAACGGTCATGATTGGAATACCACATCGGGATCATCAGCTGATTCCAGGTCAGCACCCGATCCAGTGCCCGGCCTAGTGATAGCAAAGGCGCTTTTTGCCCTTGATGGTCAACGATGTCCTGAATGAGTGAATCGATAGCCGGATCGCTGACCCCCGGCCTGTTGTAGGTTGAATCGATATACTGTGAACTCCAGCGAATTTGCAGGTCATCACTAGGATAGAGAACCGCGCTGTAAACGGTTGGCGTCATATCGAAATCCCGCGTACGGATACGGTTGGTGAACTGCGCGCTATCGATATTGCGTACCGTCATGGTAATGCCTAATTTTTTCAAACTTTGTTGAAAAGGCAGGACATATTGTGAATTACCGGCGCTTGGCAGCAACAATTCAAAGATAAACGGCTGACCGGTTTTACGATTCACCAGCTTCTGGTCTCTTAATTCCCACCCTGCGTCTTCCAGCAATTTTAGGGCCTTAAGCCAGTTTTTCCGGTCATAGCCGCTGCCGTCTGAGGCGGGAGGTTGATAGCTCGGCCCAAAGACTTCAGGGGGGACTCTGTCCTTCAACGGTGTCAGCCAGGCGAGCTCATCGGCACTGGGTTTACCCTGTGCGGCATATTCGGTGTTTTGAAAATAACTATCGGTACGTTGATAAGCATTATAATACAAAGCCTTATTCATCCAGTTGAAATCAAAGGCCAGCGTCAATGCCTGGCGCACACGGCGATCTTGAAAAAGCGGGCGTTGAATATTAAATGCTAACCAGCGCGTACTTTGTGCCGATTGATTGAGTTGATCCTGTTTGATGATGTAACCACGCGCAAAATTCCCTCCCTGATATTGCGTTGCCCAGTGTTTTGGCGACCCTTCCTCACGCAGGTCGAAAGCCCCGGCTTTAAACGCTTCCAGCGCGACGCTGTCATCCAGATAGTAGTCGTAGCGGATCTTATCGAAATTATACTGACCCCTATTGACGGGAAGATCGGCGGCCCAATAGTCTTTGACGCGTGAATAGGTGACATATTGCCCCGTTTTGTAGGCGGTAATGCGATAAGGGCCGCTAGCAGGCGGTGGATAGCCGAGCGGATC contains:
- a CDS encoding extracellular solute-binding protein → MLKRVIAAVLLCTTHFGLHAETIENSTRFALLGEPKYGENFSHFDYANPDAPKGGSITLSALGTFDNFNRYALRGVAAARTERLYDPLFVSSDDEPGSYYPLVALTTRHPPDFRWIEIDINPNARFHNGSSITAADVVFTYDMFMTQGVPQFRLYFKGVTAKAVAPRTVRFDFPQPDKNRMFSLLTLPIMPEKFWQNHKLSDPLGYPPPASGPYRITAYKTGQYVTYSRVKDYWAADLPVNRGQYNFDKIRYDYYLDDSVALEAFKAGAFDLREEGSPKHWATQYQGGNFARGYIIKQDQLNQSAQSTRWLAFNIQRPLFQDRRVRQALTLAFDFNWMNKALYYNAYQRTDSYFQNTEYAAQGKPSADELAWLTPLKDRVPPEVFGPSYQPPASDGSGYDRKNWLKALKLLEDAGWELRDQKLVNRKTGQPFIFELLLPSAGNSQYVLPFQQSLKKLGITMTVRNIDSAQFTNRIRTRDFDMTPTVYSAVLYPSDDLQIRWSSQYIDSTYNRPGVSDPAIDSLIQDIVDHQGQKAPLLSLGRALDRVLTWNQLMIPMWYSNHDRFAYWNKFGMPAVRPAYSLGLDSWWYDTKRAATLPAARR